One segment of Triticum aestivum cultivar Chinese Spring chromosome 2A, IWGSC CS RefSeq v2.1, whole genome shotgun sequence DNA contains the following:
- the LOC123184282 gene encoding chalcone synthase 2, translating to MAATMTVEEVRKAQRAEGPATVLAIGTATPANCVYQADYPDYYFKITKSDHMADLKEKFKRMCDKSQIRKRYMHLTEEILQDNPNMCAYMAPSLDARQDIVVVEVPKLGKAAAQKAIKEWGQPWSKITHLVFCTTSGVDMPGADYQLTKMLGLRPSVKRLMMYQQGCFAGGTVLRLAKDLAENNRGARVLVVCSEITAVTFRGPHESHLDSLVGQALFGDGAAAVIVGADPDMPVERPLFQLVSASQTILPDSEGAIDGHLREVGLTFHLLKDVPGLISKNIERALEDAFKPLGINDWNSVFWIAHPGGPAILDMVEAKVNLNKERMRATRHVLSEYGNMSSACVLFIMDEMRKQSAEDGHTTTGEGMDWGVLFGFGPGLTVETVVLHSVPITA from the exons ATGGCGGCGACGATGACGGTGGAGGAGGTGAGGAAGGCGCAGCGGGCGGAGGGACCGGCCACGGTGCTGGCGATCGGCACGGCGACGCCAGCAAACTGCGTGTACCAGGCCGACTACCCGGACTACTACTTCAAGATCACCAAGAGCGACCACATGGCAGACCTCAAGGAGAAGTTCAAGAGGATGT GTGACAAATCACAGATCAGGAAGAGGTACATGCACCTAACGGAGGAGATCCTACAGGACAACCCCAACATGTGCGCCTACATGGCGCCGTCTCTGGACGCGCGCCAGGACATTGTCGTCGTGGAGGTCCCCAAGCtcgggaaggcggcggcgcagaAGGCGATCAAGGAGTGGGGCCAGCCCTGGTCTAAGATCACCCACCTTGTATTCTGCACCACCTCGGGTGTGGACATGCCGGGCGCCGACTACCAGCTGACCAAGATGCTCGGCCTGCGCCCGTCTGTGAAGCGCCTCATGATGTATCAGCAAGGCTGCTTCGCCGGTGGCACGGTGCTTCGCCTGGCCAAAGACCTCGCCGAGAACAACCGCGGCGCGCGCGTGCTGGTGGTCTGCTCGGAGATCACCGCGGTGACCTTCCGCGGCCCGCACGAATCCCACCTCGACTCTCTGGTTGGTCAGGCGCTCTTTGGTGACGGTGCAGCCGCGGTGATCGTCGGCGCGGACCCTGACATGCCCGTCGAGCGCCCCCTGTTCCAGCTGGTGTCTGCGAGCCAGACAATTCTGCCGGACTCGGAGGGCGCCATCGACGGCCACCTCCGGGAGGTTGGCCTCACCTTCCACCTTCTCAAGGATGTGCCTGGGctcatctccaagaacatcgagcgcGCTCTGGAGGACGCCTTCAAGCCATTGGGCATCAATGACTGGAACTCCGTCTTCTGGATAGCGCACCCCGGTGGGCCAGCAATCCTTGACATGGTGGAGGCCAAGGTAAACCTGAACAAGGAACGGATGCGCGCCACCAGGCATGTCCTCTCCGAATATGGCAACATGTCAAGCGCATGTGTACTCTTCATCATGGATGAAATGCGCAAACAGTCTGCCGAGGATGGCCACACCACAACCGGCGAGGGAATGGACTGGGGCGTTCTCTTCGGGTTCGGCCCCGGCCTCACTGTGGAGACTGTTGTCCTCCATAGCGTCCCAATCACTGCCTAG